A genomic stretch from Bradyrhizobium sp. 195 includes:
- a CDS encoding ABC transporter substrate-binding protein has protein sequence MRTVSKWIMAFGTAAAVSAAASPSWAQQTIRVGWTIPAEESKYWMMRRPAEFPNLGKTYNIEWTQFQGTAPMTQALAAGALDCATQAPLSLSNGVVGGNLKAYIVAQHVFEKPGGFSVYWAVKDDSPIKTIADLKGKTVGISVIGGGTQGPFNLLLKQNGVDPTKDIKLVEVGFAVSEDALRQGRVDAVNMNQPFAARAEAKGGTRKLFSLSEAMPNIVHILEACRADFVDKNPEQVKAYVRDITSGMKKALANREETLKVVNEVLKAPIPVLETYLLKDNDFGRDPGAAPNFPAIQKMLDIYAETGMLPKLDVAQFKHPTIVAPLQ, from the coding sequence ATGCGGACCGTTTCGAAGTGGATCATGGCTTTTGGGACGGCGGCCGCGGTGAGCGCGGCGGCGAGCCCATCGTGGGCGCAGCAGACGATCCGCGTGGGCTGGACGATTCCAGCCGAGGAATCCAAATACTGGATGATGCGCCGTCCGGCTGAGTTTCCCAATCTCGGCAAGACCTACAACATCGAATGGACCCAGTTTCAGGGCACCGCGCCGATGACGCAGGCCTTGGCAGCCGGCGCGCTGGACTGCGCGACGCAAGCGCCCTTGTCGCTCTCCAATGGGGTGGTCGGCGGCAATCTCAAAGCCTACATCGTTGCGCAGCACGTGTTCGAGAAGCCCGGCGGTTTCTCGGTCTATTGGGCCGTCAAGGATGACTCGCCCATCAAGACGATCGCCGATCTCAAGGGCAAGACGGTCGGCATTTCCGTGATCGGTGGCGGCACGCAAGGGCCGTTCAATCTGCTCCTGAAGCAGAATGGTGTCGATCCGACCAAGGATATCAAGCTGGTCGAGGTCGGCTTTGCAGTCTCCGAGGACGCGCTGCGCCAGGGCCGCGTCGATGCGGTCAACATGAATCAGCCGTTTGCTGCGCGCGCGGAAGCGAAGGGCGGCACCAGGAAGCTGTTCTCCCTGTCGGAGGCCATGCCGAATATCGTGCACATCCTGGAAGCCTGCCGCGCCGATTTCGTCGACAAGAACCCGGAGCAGGTCAAGGCCTATGTCCGCGATATCACCTCGGGCATGAAGAAGGCGCTGGCGAACCGAGAGGAGACGCTGAAAGTCGTCAATGAAGTGCTGAAGGCGCCTATCCCGGTGCTCGAAACCTACCTGCTCAAGGACAACGACTTCGGCCGTGATCCAGGCGCAGCGCCGAACTTCCCCGCGATCCAGAAGATGCTGGACATCTACGCGGAGACCGGAATGCTGCCGAAACTGGATGTCGCGCAGTTCAAGCATCCGACGATCGTCGCTCCGCTTCAATAG
- a CDS encoding acyl-CoA dehydrogenase family protein: MGQSTGPEAGEDAYAALIAKARALVPRLRERAARTEELRHLPSETERDLHDGGLFRMLQPARIGGAELDYVALVDCAELLGQADASVAWNLANLASHHWMLGMFEQKAQDLVWGRDPDALIASSFIFPAGRATKVEGGYQLRGSWPFSSGVASCEWNMLASVVYSDDEADGIEYRIFLLPKGDYKVLDTWNVAGLRGTGSCDVEVRDAFVAGHMSVAVGDLAGGPTPGSKINPNPLYALPVFSLFPYVLSGVALGNAQACLDDYTEVARHRISTYNRAKLSDFQSTQIKIAEASAKIDAARLIMRSACLDAMEHARRGHVPDMATKTRYRRDGSFSVNLCTDAVSMLFAASGARGLFTTGVLQRQFRDAHAINSHLAFNFDAAGTNYGRVALGLPSENLTL; the protein is encoded by the coding sequence ATGGGTCAGTCCACCGGGCCGGAAGCCGGCGAAGACGCCTATGCGGCACTGATCGCGAAGGCTCGGGCCCTGGTGCCGCGACTACGAGAGCGCGCGGCGCGAACCGAGGAGCTGCGGCATCTGCCGTCGGAAACCGAGAGGGATCTCCACGACGGTGGTCTGTTCCGGATGCTCCAACCGGCACGGATCGGCGGCGCCGAGCTTGACTATGTCGCCCTCGTCGACTGCGCGGAGCTGCTCGGACAAGCGGATGCGTCGGTAGCCTGGAATCTCGCCAATCTGGCGAGCCATCACTGGATGCTCGGCATGTTCGAGCAGAAGGCGCAGGATCTGGTCTGGGGCCGTGATCCGGACGCGCTGATCGCATCCTCGTTCATTTTCCCCGCCGGACGCGCCACGAAAGTCGAAGGCGGATACCAGCTGCGCGGCAGCTGGCCATTCTCCTCAGGCGTCGCCTCCTGCGAATGGAACATGCTTGCAAGCGTGGTCTACTCCGACGACGAGGCGGACGGCATCGAGTATCGCATCTTCCTGCTGCCGAAAGGCGATTACAAGGTGCTGGACACCTGGAACGTCGCGGGACTGCGCGGGACGGGGTCTTGCGATGTGGAGGTCAGGGATGCCTTCGTAGCTGGCCACATGTCGGTCGCTGTGGGCGATCTCGCCGGCGGCCCGACGCCGGGAAGCAAGATCAATCCAAATCCGCTGTATGCGCTCCCCGTGTTCTCGCTGTTCCCATACGTCCTCTCCGGTGTCGCACTGGGGAATGCGCAGGCGTGCCTCGACGATTACACGGAGGTCGCACGTCATCGCATTTCGACCTACAACCGCGCCAAGCTGAGCGATTTTCAGAGCACTCAGATCAAGATTGCTGAGGCCTCGGCGAAGATCGACGCCGCGCGCCTGATCATGCGGTCGGCGTGCCTCGATGCCATGGAGCACGCGCGGCGCGGTCACGTCCCCGACATGGCGACCAAGACCCGCTATCGGCGCGACGGATCTTTTTCAGTGAACTTATGTACGGACGCGGTGTCGATGCTGTTTGCCGCGAGCGGCGCGCGCGGCCTGTTCACGACCGGTGTGTTGCAGCGGCAGTTCCGCGATGCTCACGCGATCAATTCGCATCTCGCATTCAACTTCGATGCGGCCGGGACCAACTATGGACGCGTGGCGCTGGGCCTGCCGTCCGAGAATCTCACGTTGTGA
- a CDS encoding flavin reductase family protein: MNDLPKQPRVPDPANEFASDSSQIDPRDFRNALGTYATGVTIITAAAPDGKPYGLTCNSFASVSLNPPLVLWSLVVYSSSLTIFQNASHFTVNVLGASQQALASKFAKSSDDKFTGVDWTPGLGGAPVLAESVANFQCRSVNRYYGGDHVIFLGAVEAYTYNTQEPLLFAQGAFGRFLADDERKKTP; this comes from the coding sequence ATGAATGATCTGCCGAAGCAGCCGCGTGTTCCTGATCCCGCCAACGAGTTCGCGAGCGATAGCTCGCAGATCGATCCTCGCGACTTTCGCAACGCGCTCGGAACCTATGCAACGGGCGTGACGATCATCACGGCGGCAGCGCCCGACGGCAAGCCCTACGGGCTAACCTGCAATTCGTTCGCCTCGGTGTCGCTGAATCCTCCGCTGGTCCTGTGGAGCCTGGTCGTCTATTCCTCGAGCCTGACCATCTTCCAGAATGCCAGCCATTTCACGGTCAACGTGCTTGGCGCTTCGCAGCAGGCGCTTGCGAGCAAATTCGCCAAGTCGTCAGACGACAAGTTCACCGGTGTGGACTGGACGCCGGGCCTCGGCGGGGCGCCGGTGCTTGCGGAGAGCGTTGCCAATTTTCAATGCCGCTCCGTGAATCGCTATTATGGCGGCGACCACGTGATTTTTCTCGGCGCGGTCGAGGCCTATACCTACAATACGCAGGAGCCGCTGCTTTTCGCGCAAGGGGCGTTCGGCCGATTTCTCGCGGACGACGAGCGCAAGAAGACGCCTTAG
- a CDS encoding NAD(P)-dependent oxidoreductase, protein MADASKANPQGVERLGYLGLGLMGTPMTRRLLKAGAQVTVWNRSEGKVAPLIEAGAKRAVTPRDLLVNSDIAFMCVTDAAAVEEVIFGPEGLAAAPGAGKLVVDFSSIHPDAARDLAKRLKDANGADWIDAPVSGGTKGAEEGTLAIMAGGEAADIERVRPYVLAMARRFTHMGPIGAGQTTKLCNQVIVGCAMAVLAEATRLAVNAGIDANRLPEALAGGFADSIPLQLFVPRMVQGIHSPPLGHIATMLKDLDTVADVAQATSTPVPMASLAGQLFRLAKAARGAEADALELYKLSAAER, encoded by the coding sequence ATGGCTGATGCGAGCAAGGCGAACCCGCAAGGCGTCGAGAGGCTTGGCTATCTCGGCCTGGGGCTGATGGGAACGCCGATGACCCGACGCCTGCTCAAGGCCGGCGCTCAGGTCACTGTCTGGAACCGTTCGGAGGGCAAGGTGGCTCCGCTCATCGAAGCCGGTGCCAAGCGCGCAGTCACGCCGCGCGATCTCCTGGTGAACTCGGATATCGCCTTCATGTGCGTGACCGATGCGGCGGCGGTCGAAGAGGTGATCTTCGGGCCCGAGGGGCTGGCAGCGGCGCCCGGCGCAGGCAAGCTTGTCGTCGACTTCTCGTCGATACATCCCGACGCCGCGCGAGATCTCGCAAAGCGACTGAAAGACGCCAATGGCGCTGACTGGATCGATGCACCGGTTTCCGGCGGGACGAAGGGCGCCGAGGAAGGCACACTCGCCATCATGGCGGGTGGAGAAGCGGCCGACATCGAGAGGGTGCGGCCCTACGTTCTGGCCATGGCGCGCAGATTCACCCACATGGGTCCCATCGGGGCCGGTCAGACCACAAAACTCTGCAATCAGGTCATCGTCGGTTGCGCGATGGCCGTCCTCGCGGAGGCCACGCGCCTGGCCGTCAACGCCGGAATTGACGCCAACCGATTGCCTGAAGCGCTCGCCGGCGGCTTTGCGGATTCCATCCCGCTTCAGCTGTTCGTGCCGCGAATGGTCCAGGGCATTCACTCCCCGCCTCTCGGTCACATCGCCACGATGCTCAAGGATCTCGATACGGTTGCCGACGTCGCACAGGCGACGTCGACGCCAGTGCCGATGGCCTCGCTTGCGGGGCAACTTTTCAGGTTGGCCAAGGCCGCGCGCGGCGCGGAAGCGGACGCGCTGGAGCTTTACAAGCTTTCAGCGGCAGAGCGCTAA